The genomic stretch TCTACATGGTCATGTACCACTTGGTAGGGTTCGAACTCACAGTAGTCGGGCAGCTAAGCGTACTTCTGATACTGGTGATCACCAAATGACGAAGACACACGACGGATCCGACGAACAGCAGGACCGAACTCGTCAGCGGTAAGCCTATTCTCTGCGCGTGTGTGCGCGATGGCGTGAGTGACGAATACGATCACCTTCCGGTCGACCCCGCCCTGATCGCTGACCTTCTCGACGAGATCCACGAGGATACCGACGGCATCGAACTCGACGAGCCGCCGCTGTGGCGGAAGCGGTTCGAGCGGGAGTGATGGCGTCCCAATAACCGGGGTTTTGGAAACACACACAATAGACCCAAGTGTGTGCCCATTGTTGTACCCATTGTGCCAGAGACAGATACGACGACCGTGACCCAGGACAGCGACGGCTACTACCGCGTACGGATCCCGAAGAGCCTCGGCGACGCGATGGACCTCGGCGGCGAGAAGGTAGAGTGGACCGTCGAGTCTGCTGGGGCGCTCCGAATGAGCAAACAAGAATGACGCGAGCACTCGCCTGGATACGGAAGTCGAAAGGCTCCGACGACGACATCGGGCTTGAGGAACAGCGCGAACTCGTCGGCGAGCTGGCGGACGAGATCGCCGACGATGTGGATCAGCTTGATCTGGGCGTCCACACGGGCTTCTCGTCGATGACTCGCGACGACCCGGCCGGCCTACTCGATCAGAACGACCGTGTCACCCAGGCGGTCGACGGGATCGAGGCCGGGAGATATGACTACCTCGTTGCCTACGATGATCGCCGGGTGTGCCGGGATGAATACTTCTCGGTGATTCAGTACGCCGCCAACGCCGGCGACTGCGAGATCGTGTACGTCGGTGACGTTGAGGACGACGGCCTGACGTTCGACCTCAAACGACGGATCGAGCGCGACACCAAAGAGGAAGAGATCCGAAAAGCGAAGCGCGCCATCGAGCGGAAGAAGGAACGCGGCGACGACCTCGGTCGCCCCAAGTTCGGCATGGAGTACAACGAGGCTGGAGAGCAGGTACCGGGCGACGACTTCGACAAGGTCGAGTCGATTCTCGACCGTCGGCCGGATCACACGCTCCGGGAGATCGCGGACGACCTCGAAATGTCCGTGTCGACCGTCTCCCGAGTCGAGAAACGAGCCGATTGGTACCGAGAACGCGCGGAAATCTCAGAACCCGCGTGAGGAACCGTGTCCTTCGGGGTGCTACCCCAGGGGTTGACCCGCCGAGGATCGGCCTCCAGAACACGCGACTGAGTGATTCCCGTGCGTCGCAGAATCAGGGATTCTCCGGCACGCCAGTGAAGCGTGGCTCGTGATTAACGAACCGAAATATCAGGATGACGGCGGCGATCAGGCCAGGCCATCCTAATGGGTTGAAGACGAACGACTCGATCGTGCTCAGATAAATACTGACCACGCTCGCCGTGGACGGGGGTGGCGTTGTTACCACGACAGCCACCTGCGAAGCGAGCAGCGTCAGAATCAGCGCGATGCTGCTGGATCTCATCACTCCATCCTCCGTTCGATTCGTTCGAGGCGCTCGTCGACGGCGTCGATCTTCCGCTGGTTTTCCATGGTTTCTCGATAGTTCGGCGATCGGTTTTCGTGGCCGTTCTGATGCTGGTTGTAGATGATCTGGGCAGGATGCAACAGGACGCGGTCGATGGCGACTGCCGCCGGCACGATCACGCCGAGGATGAACGCGACCCAGTGCCAGACGGTCGGGAACACCGATTGAATCGCGCCGGAATCGTTGTAGAACAACACGGCGATCATCAGCGTGTTCGGGACGCCGAGAAAGAACTGCATACGGGCAGCATACGTCCGGACAGCGCCGATAAGACGGAGTGTCGAATCGGGTAGCAACTCGTCGGCCTGATAGTCGACGATGCTCATCGTACCACCCGTCGGTAGCGAGCGATGATCTCACCCGACGAGCACCGCCGGACCGCCTCAGCCGGCCACCGCTCGGCGAACGCCTGGAGCGCTGGTGTCAGCGCCGAGAAAGGTGGGAAGAGCCACAGATTGGCGTTACGGTCGGTCATTACCAGCGGCGGATCGGCATCCCACGCCCGCCCGTGGCGCTCGGAGTGCTCACGACAGAACGTCGCCGGCGTCCGCCAGGTCCATTGTGTCTCGTGGTCGGGGTCCGCAACGCCGTCGACGCCTACAGGGACCGTGATCTCCAG from Halobaculum sp. CBA1158 encodes the following:
- a CDS encoding resolvase; amino-acid sequence: MTRALAWIRKSKGSDDDIGLEEQRELVGELADEIADDVDQLDLGVHTGFSSMTRDDPAGLLDQNDRVTQAVDGIEAGRYDYLVAYDDRRVCRDEYFSVIQYAANAGDCEIVYVGDVEDDGLTFDLKRRIERDTKEEEIRKAKRAIERKKERGDDLGRPKFGMEYNEAGEQVPGDDFDKVESILDRRPDHTLREIADDLEMSVSTVSRVEKRADWYRERAEISEPA
- a CDS encoding methyltransferase domain-containing protein; translated protein: MTRVLDLGSGTDPDPRATETVDLYAEADLQFDLDEEWPITEASVDGIVASHVVEHLSDPATFFDRAAAALSDDGWLEITVPVGVDGVADPDHETQWTWRTPATFCREHSERHGRAWDADPPLVMTDRNANLWLFPPFSALTPALQAFAERWPAEAVRRCSSGEIIARYRRVVR